The Desmodus rotundus isolate HL8 chromosome 3, HLdesRot8A.1, whole genome shotgun sequence genome includes a region encoding these proteins:
- the BSND gene encoding barttin: MADEKTFRIGFIVLGLFLLALGTFLMSHDRPQVYGTFYAMGSIMVIGGVIWSMCQCYPKIAFIPADSEFQGILSSKPTGLLENGLTAEMKSPQPPYVRLWEEAAYDQSLPDFSHIRMKVMGCSEDPRPLLTPELGQRQLEASDGGEGSPREAQAWMEAAVVVHRGSDEVGGERNPTQSGPSPSACSQGPAPLASFQDDLDVGSSEDSSPNLSPPEGEEPWACRCQLDRFQDFALIDAPTPEDTPPEGQGQDTALPRYWQRYPRTKEEDEASTTGVEEPEQEEEDLYYGLPDSPGDPLPDKELGFEPDAQGLDGTAPGR, from the exons ATGGCGGACGAGAAGACCTTCCGCATCGGCTTCATCGTGTTGGGGCTCTTCCTGCTTGCCCTCGGCACGTTCCTCATGAGCCACGACCGGCCCCAGGTTTACGGCACCTTCTACGCCATGGGCAGTATCATGGTGATCGGGGGTGTCATCTGGAGCATGTGCCAGTGCTACCCCAAG ATTGCCTTCATCCCTGCTGATTCTGAGTTCCAAGGCATCCTGTCCTCAAAGCCAACAGGCTTGCTGGAGAATGGACTCACTGCCGAGATGAAGAG CCCCCAGCCCCCCTACGTAAGGCTGTGGGAGGAAGCTGCCTATGACCAGAGCCTGCCTGACTTCAGCCACATCCGGATGAAGGTCATGGGCTGCAGTGAAGATCCCCGCCCCCTGCTGACCCCTGAGCTGGGACAGCGGCAGCTGGAAGCTAGTGATGGAGGGGAAGGCAGCCCTCGTGAGGCTCAGGCCTGGATGGAGGCTGCCGTGGTTGTCCACAGGGGCTCGGATGAGGTCGGGGGAGAAAGAAACCCAACTCAGAGTGGCCCCAG CCCCTCAGCCTGTTCCCAGGGCCCTGCACCCTTGGCTTCCTTCCAAGATGACCTGGATGTGGGCTCCAGTGAGGACAGCAGCCCCAACCTGTCTCCACCTGAGGGGGAGGAGCCCTGGGCCTGCAGGTGCCAACTGGACCGCTTCCAGGACTTTGCTCTGATCGATGCCCCCACGCCGGAGGACACACctccagaggggcaggggcaggacacAGCCCTACCACGCTATTGGCAGCGGTACCCGAGGACAAAAGAGGAGGATGAGGCTTCAACCACAGGTGTAGAGGAgccagagcaggaggaagaagactTGTACTATGGGCTGCCGGACAGCCCCGGAGACCCCCTCCCAGACAAAGAACTGGGCTTCGAGCCTGATGCCCAGGGCTTGGATGGAACTGCTCCCGGGCGCTAG